The Parus major isolate Abel chromosome 24, Parus_major1.1, whole genome shotgun sequence genome contains a region encoding:
- the RBM7 gene encoding RNA-binding protein 7, which produces MGAAAAEANRTLFVGNLDPKVTEELIFELFHQAGPVITVKIPKDRDGRPKQFAFVNFKHEESVPYGLRLLNGIKLYGRPMRIQFRSGSSHAAQDINPSCSQLGAAGTNPPGMPHPASNSSRYERVPDSMASPGFSSSLQRQAVMNSAARQQPQFGGKYEQLGFAPPGYSHSAHALPGSPGPRRAEGPAPRKGRLGTHPYFSDSRHFGRERFGECGSDYGRGKRDEYGFDERGHEAEHHYRGGREEHYDRHRDSWSYDYRRESYREAKWHSARH; this is translated from the exons ATGGGGGCAGCGGCTGCCGAGGCGAACCGGACGCTGTTCGTGGGGAACCTGGACCCCAAGGTCACCGAGGAGCTCATCTTCGAGCTCTTCCACCAG GCGGGCCCCGTGATCACCGTGAAGATCCCGAAGGACCGGGATGGACGGCCCAAGCAGTTCGCCTTCGTGAATTTCAAGCACGAGGAGTCGGTGCCGTACGGGCTGCGGCTGCTCAACGGGATCAAGCTGTACGGGCGGCCCATGCGCATCCAGTTCCGATCAG GGAGCAGTCATGCTGCCCAGGATATCAATCCATCCTGTTCCCAgcttggagctgctggcaccaaCCCTCCTGGAATGCCTCATCCAGCATCCAACAGCAGCAG gtATGAGAGGGTTCCAGATAGCATGGCCTCACCGGGGTTCTCGTCAAGCCTGCAGAGACAAGCGGTG ATGAACAGTGCGGCTCGGCAGCAGCCCCAGTTCGGGGGGAAATACGAGCAGCTCGGTTTTGCCCCTCCTGGCTACTCCCACTCCGCCCACGCCCTGCCGGGCTCCCCGGGGCCGCGGCGCGCCGAGGGGCCGGCACCGCGCAAGGGCCGGCTGGGCACCCACCCCTACTTCTCGGACAGCCGCCACTTCGGCCGCGAGCGCTTCGGGGAGTGCGGCTCCGACTACGGCCGGGGCAAGCGCGATGAGTACGGCTTCGACGAGAGGGGCCACGAGGCCGAGCACCACTACCGGGGCGGCCGCGAGGAGCACTACGACAGGCACCGGGACAGCTGGAGCTACGACTACCGCAGGGAGAGCTACAGAGAGGCCAAGTGGCACTCGGCGCGGCATTGA
- the REXO2 gene encoding oligoribonuclease, mitochondrial, whose translation MTGLDVEKDQILEMACLITDCDLNVLAEGPNLIINQPDELLESMSEWCKEHHGKSGLTKAVKESKISLQQAEYEFLSFVRQQTPPGLCPLAGNSVHADKKFLDKYMPQFMRHLHYRIIDVSTVKELCRRWYPEEYEFAPKKAASHRALDDIRESIKELQFYRDHIFKRKTDEKKRKLIENGESDKAAS comes from the exons ATGACGGGCCTGGACGTGGAGAAGGACCAGATCCTGGAGATGGCGTGTCTCATCACCGACTGCGACCTCAACGTGCTGGCCGAG GGCCCGAACCTGATTATAAACCAGCCCGACGAGCTGCTGGAGAGCATGTCCGAGTGGTGCAAGGAGCATCACGGGAAG TCTGGCCTTACTAAGGCTGTGAAGGAGAGTAAAATCtcactgcagcaggcagagtACGAGTTCCTGTCCTTCGTGCGGCAGCAGACACCCCCGGGGCTCTGTCCTCTCGCAG GTAACTCTGTTCATGCAGATAAGAAGTTCCTTGACAAATACATGCCGCAGTTCATGAGGCACCTTCATTACAGGATCATTGATGTGAGCACTGTCAAGGAACTTTGCAG GCGCTGGTATCCAGAGGAATACGAGTTTGCACCAAAGAAAGCGGCTTCTCACAG AGCACTTGATGACATCAGGGAAAGCATCAAAGAACTCCAGTTCTACAGAGACCACATCTTCAAGAGGAAAACggatgagaagaaaaggaaactgatTGAGAACGGGGAAAGTGATAAAGCTGCCAGCTGA